GTGCAGCAAAAAAATAACGGACCTCTTCAATATGAAGTAATTGAGGAGAAAGGTCCTGCACATGCGAAAAAGTTTGTTACCGTAGTGAACCTCAATGATCAGCAGCTGGGGAGAGGGATTGGCAAATCTAAAAAAGAAGCAGAACAGGAAGCTGCCCGTCGTGCGATTGAACAGTTACAGACGCAAACAGACGAAGGGGAGAACTAATCGTGTTTTTAAAGAGGCTGGAAATTGCAGGCTTTAAGTCTTTTGCGGAGAAAATCCATATTGATTTTGTACCTGGTGTTACAGCCATCGTCGGACCGAACGGCAGCGGAAAAAGTAATGTTATTGATGCGATCCGCTGGGTGCTCGGCGAACAGTCGGCAAAATCACTTCGCGGCAGTAAAATGGAAGATGTTATTTTTGCCGGCAGTGATTCCCGTAAAGCGATTAACTTTGCAGAAGTCACACTCATTCTGGACAATACGGATAATCTGTTTCCGCTGGATTACACAGAGATCAGTGTCAGCAGAAGAGTTTTCCGGTCCGGAGACAGCGCCTATCTGCTGAATGGCCAAACGTGCCGGCTAAAAGATATTACAACGCTTTTTATGGATTCAGGGCTGGGCAAAGAGGCTTTCTCAATTATTTCACAGGGACGGGTTGATGAGATATTAAACAGCCGTGCGGAGGAGCGCAGAAACGTTTTTGACGAAGCGGCGGGCGTGTTAAAATATAAAACCCATAAACTGCAGGCGGAGCATAAACTGTTCGAGACTACTGATAATTTAGATCGTGTGCAAGATATATTGAAAGAAATTGACGACCGGCTAGTTCCGCTTGAAAAGGAAGCGGGACTGGCCCGTCAAGCTGCACATCTGCAGTCTGAACTCCGAGAGGCGGATGTGCGGTTATTGCATCATGACGCGGGCACACTGCAGAAGCAGATTTCTGAAAAAACAGCAGCTGTAGAGGCTGATGAAGCAGAGCAGCGGCAATCATCTGCAGTACTTCAGCAGCGTGAACAGGAACTAGAACAGGATAAACAGCTGCTTGGACAAATCGAAGCTGCGCTGGATGAACTGCAAAGCCAGCTAGTCAATAAAACATCAGATGCGGAAAAATGGGAAGGCAGAAGACTGCTGTCCCTTGAAAAAAGCCGCAATACGAAGCAGCAGGTAGAACGGATCACACAAGAACTGCAAGCCGCTGAACAAGCTGAACAAGCAGCGAAAGATAAACTCCTTGCGATGCAGGCCAAACAGACAGCAGCTCAGCAGGAATTGGAAGCCGTTGTGAAAGAGAGTAAACAAGTCACATCTATGCTGAGCAGTTCATTGAAAGAAACAGAACAGCAAATTGAACGGCTAAAATCAGACTATATTGAACGGCTCAATGAAGAAGCGACTGTGCGCAGTGAAATCAGGCATGTGGTAGAGCGTCTGCAAGGTGAAAAGTCATCCACTGAAAAGATTACTGTGCAGACTGCTCTTCTTTCTGAAAGGCAGCAGCAATTGACGAAAGAGCAGCAGGAGAAAATGGCGCAAAAGACCGTCATTCAGAAACAGCTTGACGAGCTGGAGAAATCTGCGAAAGCATGCCAGCAACAATTAACTGAAGAAGAACAGCGTCTGTCTACACAGCAGCAATTTCTGCAGAAAGCACTGCGCAGACAGTCTGAAATGCAGGGGAGACTCCGTGCTCTGGAAAGTTTAGAGAAAGATTTCTCCGGATTTTATTCGGGTGTGAAAGAAGTGCTGCACGCAAAGAAGCAACAGCGTATACAAGGTATTGAAGGGGCGGTAGTAGAACTGATTACTACAGAACCTTCCTATACGAAAGCAATCGAAACAGCCCTTGGCGGCGCGATGCAACATATCATCACGACAACTGAACGTGACGCGAGGCAGGCGATCGGTTATCTGAAGTCTAAAAACTTCGGACGCGCAACGTTTCTTCCGCTGGATATTTTAAAGCCGCGGGAGCTGCCGATGAACAGCCGTCAGCTGCTTAGTGGGCAGCCAGGATTTATCGGTACAGCGTTTGAACTGATTCAAACTTCTCCTGCCTATGAATCTGTCGCCAAAAATTTATTAGGCCAGACCATAGTGGCGAGTGATTTGCAGACAGCTTCCGGTTTGGCAAAAGCAATAAGCCACCGCTACCGCATCGTCACACTCGATGGTGATATCATCAATGCGGGCGGATCACTGACCGGCGGCGGTGCAAAAGGGCAATCCACTTTATTTTCGCGGAAAGCGGAAGTAGAGACACTTACCGCTCAGCTGCAGCAAATGGATGAATCCATTCAGCAGGCCACGGCGCAAATAGCGGAAACACGCAACCAGGTGGGAGTCAGTTTACATTTGCGCGAGCAGCTGAGGACCCGGACAGAAGAGGTTCTGCAGAAAAAGTCTGCTATTCATACTTCTTTACAGGAAACCGAAATGGAACTGCGTTCTGTGAAAATGGAGATTTCAACAATTGAAATTGGGCGAACTGATACGGCATCTGCAGAAAAAGAGCTTATCAGGAAAAAAGAGGGCTTACAAACGCATCACATAGCTTTAAAAAGCGAACTTCAAGAGATCATGGAAAAGCTTGAAAGCCTGGAACGTTTAGTTGAAAATCGCCGCGAAGAGCAACAGTCACTGCAGCAAAAACTGCATAATCTGCAACAGAAAAGTGCTGTACTGAAAGAGCAGAACGCGTACCGTGAAAACAACATTTTGGAAACAAAAGACCAATTGGCGGAACTGCATCAGACAATCAGCCGACTGCAGGAGGAGCATCAGTATGTCCGGGAGTTTGTCATCGGCAACGAGCTGTCCCCTGAAGAAATTGAGAAGCACAGTCAAGAGGCAAACGAAGCAAAGCAGCAAATCCAGCAACAAATTGAGGCAGAACGAACGAAACGGTCCGGGCAAGTGCAGCGGGTCCAATCACACGAACAGCAAATGAAACAGCTCAGACAGCAGGCAGGTACGGTGGCTGAGCGATTGAATACAGTGAAAGTTCAATTGTCCAGGCTCGAAACACAGTATGAAACTGTCATAGAACGTCTGGATGAAGAGTACGGTCTGCGTCCAAATGAACTGCAGTCGGATACACCGGATATTCCGCAGCTTCGGAAAACTGTGGATGAATGTAAGCAGCGGCTTGCGGCGATCGGTCCGGTCAATCCAAATGCCATCCAGGAATTTGAAGAGGTTTCCGGCCGCCACCAGTTTTTGCAGTCGCAGCGCAATGATCTGCTGGAAGCAAAAAACACGCTGCAGGAAGCGATGGAGGAGATGGACCAGGAAATGAAGAGCCGCTTCGAGATGACATTTGAAGCGATTCGCAGTCATTTCCGCCGGGTGTTCAAAGAAATGTTTGGCGGCGGAGAAGCCGACTTACTCTTAACAGATCCAGCCAATTTGCTGACGACAGGAATTGATATTGTGGCGCGTCCTCCGGGGAAGAAACTGCAGAATTTACGTCTGCTGTCAGGCGGGGAACGTGCGCTGACTGTGATTTCCTTGCTGTTTTCGATTCTGGAAGTCCGTCCGGTGCCGTTCTGTATACTTGACGAAGTGGAAGCGGCACTGGATGAAGCGAACGTAGTGCGTTATAGTAATTATTTGAAGAAAGTTTCAGAGCAGACGCAATTCATTGTGATCACTCACCGGAAAGGTACGATGGAAGGCGCGGATGTACTGTACGGCATTACAATGCAGGAATCGGGCGTTTCAAAAATGCTTTCTGTCAAACTGTCTGAAGTGGCAGAAGAAATCAATAGCTAAGGAGTGAACTGAATGTCTTTTTTTAAGAAAATAAAAGATAAAATTTCAGGTACAAATGAAGCGGTAACAGAAAAATTCAAAGACGGTCTGACCAAGACGCGGGATTCATTTACGTCAAAAGTAAATGACCTCGTATCGAAATTCCGTGTAGTGGATGAAGAGTTTTTTGAAGAACTGGAAGAAGTATTGCTTCAGGCGGATGTAGGGTTTGAAACCGTTATGGAATTGATCGATCTGTTGAAAGATGAAGTCAAACGCAAAAACATTAAAGATACTGCAGGAATGCAGTCATTGATTTCTGAAAAACTCGTGGAGATTTATAACTCAGGTGAAGAAATGTCCAATAAGCTGACTATTGAAGAGGGCCGTCTGAACGTTATTCTGATGGTCGGAGTAAATGGTGTCGGCAAAACAACGACGATCGGTAAGATGGCGGCCCGTCTGCAAAAAGAAGGCAAAACCGTCATGCTGGCAGCAGGCGATACGTTCCGGGCAGGCGCGATTGACCAGCTCGTTGTCTGGGGAGAGCGAACAGGCGCAGAAGTCATCCGGCAGGCAGAAGGTTCAGATCCGGCTGCGGTCATCTTTGACGCGGTGAAAGCGGCGAAGAAACGTAATATTGATGTTCTAATCTGTGACACGGCAGGACGCCTTCAAAACAAAGTGAACCTGATGAATGAACTGGAAAAAGTTCACCGTATCATCGGCCGTGAAATTGAAGGCGCGCCGCATGAAGTATTGCTTGCGCTTGATGCGACTACCGGTCAGAATGCGTTAATTCAAGCCCAGACATTCAACGAAGCGACGAATGTTACGGGAATTGTCCTGACGAAACTCGACGGTACAGCAAAGGGCGGTATTGTGCTGGCAATCCGCAACAAGCTCAACATTCCGGTGAAATTCGTCGGTCTTGGAGAAGGCATCGATGATTTACAGCCGTTTGATCCGGAAAAATACGTCTACGGATTGTTTGCAGATGGTCTGGAAATGGAAGACAGTGATCTGGATAAAGAAGGAAATGAAGAAGACAAGTAAAAATACTTGACAGCAAACAGTGTCCGGGCTACTATAAAGTGGTGACTGAAGGAGGTCGTGATCATGCTTGAAAAAACGACAAGAGTGAACTTCCTCTTTGATTTTTATCAATCATTATTAACAGACAAACAACGTTTATATATGCAATTATATTATTTGGATGATCTTTCTCTCGGTGAAATTGCGGAACAATACAGCGTATCGAGACAGGCAGTGTATGACAATGTAAAAAGAACCGAAGCCATGCTTGAAGATTATGAGAAAAAACTCAAACTGTTTGAAAAGCATGAAAGCCGTCTGGAAATCGTAGAGCAGCTGTCAGAAATGATACCTGCATATGACCCTGACCGGTTCAAAGAATTGCTGCACACCTTAAAGGATTTTGAATAGGGGGGATTGTCTATGGCTTTTGAAGGTCTGGCCGAACGCCTGCAAGGTACGATGAATAAGATTACAGGCAAAGGCAAAATCAATGAATCTGATGTAAAAGAAATGATGCGGGAAGTGCGTTTTGCGCTGATTGAGGCCGACGTTAACCTAAAAGTTGTGAAAGAATTTGTCAAGACGGTCAGCGAACGCTCAGTTGGCCAGGACGTTATGAAAAGCTTGACGCCGGGACAGCAAGTCGTAAAGATTGTTAAAGATGAATTGACGAATCTGATGGGCGGGGAGCAGAACCCGATCCAATTTTCCCGCAAATCACCAACTGTCATTATGATGGTCGGTTTGCAGGGGGCCGGTAAAACGACAACTTCCGGCAAATTAGCCACGGTTTTGCGTAAAAAACATAATAAAAAGCCTTTGCTCGTTGCAGCGGATATTTATCGTCCGGCTGCCATTCAGCAGCTCGAAACGCTTGGGAAGCAAATCACCATTCCTGTGTTCTCTATGGGAACAGATCAGTCACCTGTTGAAATTGCACGCAAGGCAATGGAAGAAGCCGAGCGCGAACACCATGACGTAGTCATCATTGATACAGCCGGCCGTCTGCACGTCGATGAAGCCCTCATGCAGGAACTGAAGGATATCCGTGAACTGACGAAGCCTGATGAGGTATTCCTGGTAGTCGATGCCATGACAGGTCAGGATGCTGTCAACGTGGCTAAGAGTTTCGACGAGACCATTGGAATCACGGGTGTTGTGCTGACGAAACTCGACGGAGATACCCGCGGCGGGGCGGCATTGTCCATTCGTTCTGTTACGCAAAAACCGATCAAATTCGTTGGTATGGGCGAGAAGATGGATGCGCTGGAGCCGTTTCATCCGGAGCGTATGGCATCACGAATTCTTGGCATGGGCGATGTCATGTCGCTCATTGAAAAAGCGCAGGAAAACGTGGATGAAACCAAAGCAAAAGAGCTCGAGCAGAAATTGCGCACGCAAACTTTCACGCTCGATGACTTCCTTGATCAGCTGCAGCAAGTGAAAAAGATGGGGCCGCTCGATGAAATTTTAAAAATGATGCCAGGCGCCAATAAAATTAAAGGGCTTGACAGTGCAAAAGTGGATGAAAGTCAGATGGGTCGTGTCGAAGCAGTCATCTATTCCATGACATTGGCTGAACGCGAAAATCCGGACATTATCAACGCAAGCCGAAAAAAACGGATTGCAACTGGTGCGGGCACATCCATTCAGGAAGTGAACCGACTGCTGAAACAGTTTGAAGAAATGAAGAAAATGGTCAAACAGATGACCAACATGCAGCAAAAAGGCAAAAAGAAGGGCAAAATGCCTGGTTTTGATTCATTTTT
The Sporosarcina sp. P33 genome window above contains:
- the ffh gene encoding signal recognition particle protein, which produces MAFEGLAERLQGTMNKITGKGKINESDVKEMMREVRFALIEADVNLKVVKEFVKTVSERSVGQDVMKSLTPGQQVVKIVKDELTNLMGGEQNPIQFSRKSPTVIMMVGLQGAGKTTTSGKLATVLRKKHNKKPLLVAADIYRPAAIQQLETLGKQITIPVFSMGTDQSPVEIARKAMEEAEREHHDVVIIDTAGRLHVDEALMQELKDIRELTKPDEVFLVVDAMTGQDAVNVAKSFDETIGITGVVLTKLDGDTRGGAALSIRSVTQKPIKFVGMGEKMDALEPFHPERMASRILGMGDVMSLIEKAQENVDETKAKELEQKLRTQTFTLDDFLDQLQQVKKMGPLDEILKMMPGANKIKGLDSAKVDESQMGRVEAVIYSMTLAERENPDIINASRKKRIATGAGTSIQEVNRLLKQFEEMKKMVKQMTNMQQKGKKKGKMPGFDSFFK
- the ftsY gene encoding signal recognition particle-docking protein FtsY, whose protein sequence is MSFFKKIKDKISGTNEAVTEKFKDGLTKTRDSFTSKVNDLVSKFRVVDEEFFEELEEVLLQADVGFETVMELIDLLKDEVKRKNIKDTAGMQSLISEKLVEIYNSGEEMSNKLTIEEGRLNVILMVGVNGVGKTTTIGKMAARLQKEGKTVMLAAGDTFRAGAIDQLVVWGERTGAEVIRQAEGSDPAAVIFDAVKAAKKRNIDVLICDTAGRLQNKVNLMNELEKVHRIIGREIEGAPHEVLLALDATTGQNALIQAQTFNEATNVTGIVLTKLDGTAKGGIVLAIRNKLNIPVKFVGLGEGIDDLQPFDPEKYVYGLFADGLEMEDSDLDKEGNEEDK
- the smc gene encoding chromosome segregation protein SMC translates to MFLKRLEIAGFKSFAEKIHIDFVPGVTAIVGPNGSGKSNVIDAIRWVLGEQSAKSLRGSKMEDVIFAGSDSRKAINFAEVTLILDNTDNLFPLDYTEISVSRRVFRSGDSAYLLNGQTCRLKDITTLFMDSGLGKEAFSIISQGRVDEILNSRAEERRNVFDEAAGVLKYKTHKLQAEHKLFETTDNLDRVQDILKEIDDRLVPLEKEAGLARQAAHLQSELREADVRLLHHDAGTLQKQISEKTAAVEADEAEQRQSSAVLQQREQELEQDKQLLGQIEAALDELQSQLVNKTSDAEKWEGRRLLSLEKSRNTKQQVERITQELQAAEQAEQAAKDKLLAMQAKQTAAQQELEAVVKESKQVTSMLSSSLKETEQQIERLKSDYIERLNEEATVRSEIRHVVERLQGEKSSTEKITVQTALLSERQQQLTKEQQEKMAQKTVIQKQLDELEKSAKACQQQLTEEEQRLSTQQQFLQKALRRQSEMQGRLRALESLEKDFSGFYSGVKEVLHAKKQQRIQGIEGAVVELITTEPSYTKAIETALGGAMQHIITTTERDARQAIGYLKSKNFGRATFLPLDILKPRELPMNSRQLLSGQPGFIGTAFELIQTSPAYESVAKNLLGQTIVASDLQTASGLAKAISHRYRIVTLDGDIINAGGSLTGGGAKGQSTLFSRKAEVETLTAQLQQMDESIQQATAQIAETRNQVGVSLHLREQLRTRTEEVLQKKSAIHTSLQETEMELRSVKMEISTIEIGRTDTASAEKELIRKKEGLQTHHIALKSELQEIMEKLESLERLVENRREEQQSLQQKLHNLQQKSAVLKEQNAYRENNILETKDQLAELHQTISRLQEEHQYVREFVIGNELSPEEIEKHSQEANEAKQQIQQQIEAERTKRSGQVQRVQSHEQQMKQLRQQAGTVAERLNTVKVQLSRLETQYETVIERLDEEYGLRPNELQSDTPDIPQLRKTVDECKQRLAAIGPVNPNAIQEFEEVSGRHQFLQSQRNDLLEAKNTLQEAMEEMDQEMKSRFEMTFEAIRSHFRRVFKEMFGGGEADLLLTDPANLLTTGIDIVARPPGKKLQNLRLLSGGERALTVISLLFSILEVRPVPFCILDEVEAALDEANVVRYSNYLKKVSEQTQFIVITHRKGTMEGADVLYGITMQESGVSKMLSVKLSEVAEEINS
- a CDS encoding putative DNA-binding protein; amino-acid sequence: MLEKTTRVNFLFDFYQSLLTDKQRLYMQLYYLDDLSLGEIAEQYSVSRQAVYDNVKRTEAMLEDYEKKLKLFEKHESRLEIVEQLSEMIPAYDPDRFKELLHTLKDFE